The proteins below come from a single Faecalibaculum rodentium genomic window:
- a CDS encoding AAC(3) family N-acetyltransferase, whose translation MDYFTKRDWIEIFESCGIRRGYRVLLQIDCDHLRETAGGVQTILEALMEVVTSSGTIIIPAFSLSALDPACREKIPCSYEKWVEYRRSLYGFEKELTESSLPAMILQRIQGTLRTDHPVRSFVVWGSCNQEWVKQPLDFPVSFGHVFSVFEERMSCNVLIGVPWEESLLVLAMAHLTELELVGIQKAWLHRPKRNLAKTFLVGIPDPAAYDEIRELLHTEEVQTVAGMVEVLSLYSSPNKTKEIWLNSRNSEHKGSCL comes from the coding sequence ATGGATTATTTCACGAAGAGAGACTGGATAGAGATATTTGAATCATGTGGAATCAGGCGTGGATATCGTGTTTTGCTGCAGATAGACTGTGATCACCTGAGAGAAACTGCAGGTGGGGTGCAGACGATTCTGGAAGCGCTGATGGAGGTTGTGACGAGTTCGGGAACAATTATTATCCCGGCTTTCTCGTTATCGGCATTGGATCCCGCCTGCCGGGAAAAGATACCCTGCAGTTATGAAAAATGGGTGGAATATCGTCGGAGTCTGTACGGATTCGAGAAGGAGTTAACCGAATCTTCGCTCCCGGCTATGATCCTGCAGAGGATTCAAGGTACATTGCGAACCGATCATCCGGTCCGTTCGTTTGTAGTGTGGGGAAGCTGCAATCAGGAATGGGTGAAGCAGCCATTGGATTTTCCAGTAAGCTTTGGTCATGTGTTTTCAGTGTTCGAGGAGAGAATGTCCTGTAATGTTCTGATTGGTGTGCCCTGGGAAGAGAGCCTGCTGGTTCTGGCCATGGCTCATTTAACGGAACTGGAACTCGTTGGTATTCAGAAGGCCTGGCTTCACAGGCCGAAGCGCAATTTGGCTAAAACATTTCTGGTCGGAATACCGGATCCCGCAGCGTATGACGAAATACGAGAGCTTTTGCATACAGAAGAAGTGCAAACAGTTGCCGGAATGGTTGAGGTGTTGTCGTTGTACAGTTCTCCGAACAAAACGAAGGAGATCTGGTTGAACAGCCGGAACAGCGAGCATAAGGGAAGCTGTTTATAG
- a CDS encoding YoaK family protein yields the protein MKKTLIEKLIAEENEPEEESFRVAFLLSLSIGILNACTWMSRGHVFASSQSGNLLYLGLDIAQGEFSNVIKYLFPPLMFGAGIVIAEHFKDHPHYLSWRRIPMIIEFTMITVATFMPDSWNDLANPIFGLACGLQAIAFRHIHNIPIATLAINGSYQNALEYLTRYLNIRDHEDAFRTVLYSSIVFTYLGGIILGGLLVPYIGHFVSLISAALIAVSSLIVKKNAKQKHAIEDHS from the coding sequence ATGAAAAAAACGCTAATTGAAAAATTGATTGCAGAGGAGAATGAACCTGAAGAGGAGTCTTTCCGAGTCGCTTTTCTTCTTTCTTTGAGCATAGGGATATTGAATGCCTGTACATGGATGAGCAGAGGCCATGTATTTGCCAGCAGCCAGTCAGGAAATTTGCTGTACCTCGGACTGGATATCGCTCAGGGAGAGTTTTCGAATGTTATCAAATATCTATTTCCTCCATTAATGTTCGGCGCAGGTATTGTCATTGCCGAGCACTTTAAGGATCATCCTCATTACTTGTCCTGGAGGAGGATCCCAATGATTATTGAGTTTACCATGATAACCGTGGCGACTTTTATGCCGGATTCCTGGAACGATCTTGCAAATCCAATCTTTGGGCTTGCTTGTGGCCTACAGGCTATTGCATTCAGACATATACATAATATTCCTATTGCCACCCTTGCCATAAATGGCTCATATCAGAATGCATTGGAATACCTTACACGGTATCTGAACATACGTGATCACGAAGATGCTTTTCGAACCGTACTGTATTCTTCTATTGTATTCACATATCTGGGGGGGATCATACTCGGTGGACTCCTTGTTCCGTATATAGGGCATTTCGTTTCATTGATCAGTGCAGCTTTAATTGCGGTTAGTTCTCTTATTGTAAAGAAGAATGCGAAACAAAAGCATGCCATTGAGGACCATTCATAA
- the tnpB gene encoding IS66 family insertion sequence element accessory protein TnpB (TnpB, as the term is used for proteins encoded by IS66 family insertion elements, is considered an accessory protein, since TnpC, encoded by a neighboring gene, is a DDE family transposase.) has product MTGLDDISRLYLVTEPVDFRKGIDGLGIYVQSILNTDPFQNAMFVFTNKRYNKLKLLHYDGTGFWLLHKQLSKGTFKWRMSSPDPFLKISPLSSMKIIVSQVSFFVKMGLI; this is encoded by the coding sequence ATGACTGGACTTGATGATATTTCCCGATTATACCTGGTCACTGAGCCTGTGGACTTTCGCAAAGGCATAGATGGACTGGGTATATATGTCCAGTCGATCCTGAACACTGATCCATTCCAGAATGCGATGTTCGTCTTCACCAACAAACGATACAACAAGCTCAAGCTCCTCCATTATGACGGTACAGGGTTCTGGCTCCTTCACAAGCAGCTGAGCAAAGGAACCTTCAAATGGCGGATGAGTTCCCCGGATCCGTTTCTGAAGATTTCCCCACTGTCTTCCATGAAAATTATCGTATCCCAGGTCTCTTTTTTCGTAAAGATGGGTTTGATTTGA